A region of the Salvelinus namaycush isolate Seneca unplaced genomic scaffold, SaNama_1.0 Scaffold1344, whole genome shotgun sequence genome:
AACCTAGTGTCTAATccaacagggacagagggagctgGAGCAACCTAGCTAGTGTCTAATCCAACAGGGACAGGAGCTGGAGGAACCTAGCTAGTGTCTAATccaacagggacagagggagctgGAGGAACCTAGCTAGTGTCTAATCCAACAGGGACAGGAGCTGGAGGAACCTAGCTAGTGTCTAATccaacagagacagagggaggaaccTAGCTAGTGTCTAATCCAACACGGACAGGAACTGGAGGAACCTAGTGTCTAATccaacagggacagagggagctgGAGCAACCTAGCTAGTGTCTAATCCAACAGGGACAGGAACTGGAGGAACCTAGCTAGTGTCTAATccaacagggacagagggagctggaggaacctagctagtgtctaatccaacagggacagagggaggaacCTAGCTAGTGTCTAATCCAACAGGGACAGGAACTGGAGGAACCTAGCTAGTGTCTAATCCAACAGGGACAGGAGCTGGAGCAACCTAGCTAGTGTCTAATCCAACACGGACAGGAGCTGGAGCAACCTAGCTAGTGTCTAATCCAACACGGACAGGAGCTGGAGGGACCTAGCTAGTGTCTAATCCAACAGGGACAGGAGCTGGAGCAACCTAGCTAGTGTCTAATCCAACAGGGACAGGAGCTGGAGCAACCTAGCTAGTGTCTAATCCAACACGGACAGGAGCTGGAGGGACCTAGCTAGTGTCTAATCCAACAGGGACAGGAGCTGGAGCAACCTAGCTAGTGTCTAATccaacagggacagagggagctgGAGCAACCTAGCTAGTGTCTAATCCAACAGGGACAGGAGCTGGAGGAACCTAGCTAGTGTCTAATccaacagggacagagggagcaacctagctagtgtctaatccaacacggacagagggagctggaggaacctagctagtgtctaatccaacacggacagagggagctggaggaacctagctagtgtctaatccaacacggacagagggagctggaggaacctagctagtgtctaatccaacagggacagagggagctggaggaacctagctagtgtctaatccaacagggacagagggagctggaggaacctagctagtgtctaatccaacagggacagagggagctggaggaacctagctagtgtctaatccaacagggacagagggagctgGAGGAACCTAGCTAGTGTCTAATCCAACACGGATAGAGGGAGGAACCTAGCTAGTGTCTAATCCAACACGGATAGAGGGAGGAACCTAGCTAGTGTCTAATCCAACACGGATAGAGGGAGGAACCTAGCTAGTGTCTAATCCAACACGGATAGAGGGAGGAACCTAGCTAGTGTCTAATccaacagggacagagggagctgGAGGAACCTAGCTAGTGTCTAATCCAACAGGGACAGGAGCTGGAGGAACCTAGCTAGTGTCTAATCCAACAGGGACAGGAGCTGGAGGAACCTAGCTAGTGTCTAATccaacagggacagagggaggaacCTAGCTGGTGTCTAATccaacagggacagagggagctggaggaacctagctagtgtctaatccaacagagacagagggagctggaggaacctagctagtgtctaatccaacagggacagagggagctgGAGGAACCTAGCTAGTGTCTAATCCAACAGGGACAGGAGATGGAGCAACCTAGCTAGTGTCTAATccaacagggacagagggagctgGAGGAACCTAGCTAGTGTCTAATCCAACACGGATAGAGGGAGGAACCTAGCTAGTGTCTAATccaacagggacagagggagctggaggaacctagctagtgtctaatccaacagggacagagggagctgGAGGAACCTAGCTAGTGTCTAATCCAACACGGACAGAGGGAGGAACCTAGCTAGTGTCTAATccaacagggacagagggagctggaggaacctagctagtgtctaatccaacagggacagagggaggaacctagctagtgtctaatccaacagggacagagggaggaacctagctagtgtctaatccaacagacacagagggaggaacctagctagtgtctaatccaacagggacagagggagctgGAGGAACCTAGCTAGTGTCTAATCCAACACGGACAGAGGGAGGAACCTAGCTAGTGTCTAATccaacagggacagagggagctggaggaacctagctagtgtctaatccaacagggacagagggagctgGAGGAACCTAGCTAGTGTCTAATCCAACACGGACAGAGGGAGGAACCTAGCTAGTGTCTAATccaacagggacagagggagctgGAGGAACCTAGCTAGTGTCTAATCCAACAGGGACAGGAGCTGGAGGAACCTAGCTAGTGTCTAATccaacagggacagagggagctgGAGCAACCTAGCTTGTGTCTACCGCCTGCTGCACCTACACAGCAGTAAGTgtggttggggtgtgtgtgtcctATACAGGGAAATCACCGGTCACTCTGTACTCCCTGCTCTGCTCCTCATCTGCatctaaaatgtacattttacaaacatttgagtcatttagcagacgctcttatccagagagacttacaggagcaattagggttaagtgacttgctcaagggcacagacagattttccCACCTAGTTGGCttagggattcgaaccagcgacctttcgcttactggcccaatgctcttaaccgctaggctacctgccgctggcaccctattccctatgttagACCAGGGCCTGTAGGGAATAGTGTGACATTTGGAAGCAATCCCAGCTCCCTGCTCTGGCCTGCCCCAGTCTCCGCTCCCCCCCGGCCTGCCCCAGTCTCCGCTCCCCCCCCGGCCTGCCCCAGTCTCCGCTCCCCCCCCGGCCTGCCCCAGTCTCCGCTCCCCCCCCGGCCTGCCCCAGTCTCCGCTCCCCCCCGGCCTGCCCCAGTCTCTGCTCCCCCCGGCCTGCCCCAGTCTCTGCTCCCCCCCGGCCTGCCCCAGTCTCTGCTCCCCCCCGGCCTGCCCCAGTCTCTGCTCCCCCCCGGCCTGCCCCAGTCTCTGCTCCCCCCCGGCCTGCCCCAGTCTCTGCTCCCCCCCGGCCTGCCCCagtctctgcccccccccccggccTCCCCCAGTCTCTGCTCCCCCCGGCCTGCCCCAGTCTCTGCTCCCCCCGGCCTGCCCCAGTCTCTGCTGTGACCTGACACCACCACTATCTGTCTCAGACACCTTCCATTATTCAACACTTCCTCACTTGCTCTCCCCACATGAAATGCTTCCTATACAGAGAGCCTGTAGTGAACGGTTTAACTTTAATGAATGAAAAGCTGTAGGCATGAATTTGTCTAAAACACACAATGGTCGGGGGGTATATATATATGCATGTATGTAGCCGATCCCTTCAAACCACAACAAGTCAGGACcctatttgttttattatctGAGAAGGTGAACTGAGAAACTAACTGCACTGTAAAATGCTTCTGAATGGGTTATTGAATATTTCATGTGTTTTGTGGCTTTGACAGCACTTACTGGTGCAGTTGTGAGGTAGCATGAGAGTGTAGCTGCAGTGTCCAGGCAGGCATAGGCCTCTTtcaaaaaggcactcgcacatctgaccaatcttattaaatatcggtgatactatcaagagcagtgtgcggtttcctttttccttcaggCATAGGCATCTTACCTGCTGATTTGGCTAATGCTAGTCATTTACTTAGGTCTATAGGTTTAATAGCTCACAGTAAATACTACACTATCTGTATTAAAAGGCTTTAAATCGAGTCATTTCTATGAGCATACTCTGAAGCACACACACAGCGGGGTTGAACGGGCTAGTGGCCGATCGTTCGCTATGGAAGCCAACGGATGGAGGTAGCTTTCTATGCTGACATGCTAAAATGTCTGCTGTACCCTCCATAAAGAAGAAGAGTCCCTCTATGTAGAATGATGATGTAGGACTTCCTGTCTCTGAAGGTGTGAATggctgaaggggggggggggggggggcaactgcTAAGCCTGCTTCTTTACACACCAAATTAGTCCTATGAAATCATCGTTTTTAGGCCTAAACGTTTAGGTTCCCTGTGGTGATTTTCTACTAAGAGGCAAATAACTGATTTTCATGTCAGACAACGAGTGACTCTGTGCAGAATACTAAACACACATGTACTGTAGTATAAACTATGGGAAATCATTTCTGGAGGGTATAGATTTTACATCTCTTCTTATTGTCTCCCAACCTGAATGTAGCAATTTCAAAATATGTGAGTAGCAATTTAAAACTTCTGTTAAGATTGTTTTCATATTACGTCCATGGCACAAGGCAAAAGTCTGGCCATGCAATGTATAAAGCAGAATCTAGACAGTCAGTCACTAATATTACAAAATACCTGGGCTGGTTATCAATACGTTTTAAATATTGATATTATACTCCAATTTGGAAGCAAATAGTATCGTTATAGAATGCTACAATTGCACAGTAAACCTAACTACAGAACGATGGATTGGATTGAGGGACAAAACACTACGAGCTAGCTATGTTTAGGAAGTTGCATTTACTAGGCTGGATACTTACTGACAACATCGACCTCAGAGGCTCCAGACCCCCTCATCCGGAGATACATGAGGCCGAGCAGGAGGAAGAACAGGCAGGCGGCCATGAGCAAGAACATGGACAGGTAGTGGGCGCTGAACCCCCAACCACCGGTGGACGACCCCGCCTCCTCCCGCTTGAATTGCTGGAGCAGCTCATCCTCCGGCACCGTGTGCTTCTGCTTGAGACTCGCCTGGCTGTAGGCATGGTTGGGACCGCTATGATTTGAATGGTTGGATCGGTAAGTAGCGGATAGACTGTTGTAGTTGGAGAACCGTGGTCTCAGGCCGATGCTGAATcggctactgctgctgctagtgGCGCCATCCCCGCTGTCGATGTGGTTTTTGTTGTAGGCGGAGGACGGGGAATTGTTGCCGCTGCTCTCCCCGGGGCTGCCGCGGTCGCTCTCCCCAGTCACAGCCGACACGTAGATGGCCCCCCTGGGGTAATGGCGTCGCAGCAAGCTCCCGCTCAGGGACGATTCGCCGGGGCCTCGCTtctttccctcttcctcttcatcctcctcccgGCCTCCCATCATGTCTAGTCGACTCCTACTAGCGCCAGGCGTGTCATTTTGCCTGATTTCCATGCCTAAAGTCGTTTCCTGGCCGCTCTCTGACCCCCTGGCACTTCTGTGGGGAGACGGCTTGGAGGAGTGACTCCGTCTGGAGTAGTGTTGCTGTAAACGCCGGTCTCGTTGACGGTCCTGCCCATATATTATCcccccttcttcctcttcctcctcttccgaATCCGAGTAATCCCCGACTACCTTACTACTGGTGTTCAGTGAGTAAGACGCCCTGTTCCCATTCAGAGACCgactgtctctctccgtctccccctgAAAATCGCCTTCCTCTTCGGGCTCTTCGTCGTAACCCTTCACTTCCGCGGCCCGCGAGACCTCGAGGCTCGATTTTCCCCGGTCCACCCAGCCGAGAGAACCGGGTccgcttctcctctcctccagtagcCCAGTGGGAGAGGAGTTGTTGCTGCTGGTACTCACAGCGACTCCCAGGCTCTTTCGAGTGGCGGAGGCAGCTCCCGTTGTAGACCTGAtctgctgttgttgttggtacGCGGAGCCTCGGTCTCTCCTACCGCTGTGGTTCGCTCCTCGTTTTTTCTTCGGGTCGTCCACGTCCGATTCGTCCGAGCTAAAGCCCAATACGAACTTCCCCGCTCCACCAGTTCGCTTTTCGTTCAGGACCGGTCGACCACTGGGGCTCCGACTGCTAGGGCTCAGGTGCTTGACGTCACGGCTAGCTGGCCTGGCTCCGAATCCCGAAGCTCCCGCCGCTGTGTAGCTGCCGTTGCCACCGCCGCTACTGTTGTTGATGATGCTGCCACTGTTTCGGTTTTTCCCCGCCCTGGTTCCTTTCTGTTGTTGTTCCTCACGTAGTTTCTTTAGTTTTTTCAAATAAACCGGTCTCGTGTTCTCGGAAACCGGGCCTGGAATGAATCCAAAGCTCTTTAACTCAGAGAAAAGCTCATCGTCCGTTAGCTGCGCCGTCGCCATTTTTGCTCGAAAAACTCAAAGCTGTGACGGAAGTGACGAACAAATAGTAGACCCAGACAGAAAAAACTAAAAACCGTATCCTGAGTAAGTAAAGCTGTCTACAGGCAGGGGGCAGGCGTCTCAATGACCTGCTATAAGAACAGTCACGTCTAAATAGCAGGTTATATCTAGTGTCTGACAGAATTGTAAATGCGTCGTTTTACAAACACATTGTTTTACATGAATATTGATTTTGGAGGTTTACCTCGTAGGGGAGTCTAAAGGTTGATCCAATCAAATACATGGTTGGTGATAGCCGCATCTAGCTACTGTAGATACGATTTGTGTTTAGTCACGTACTCAGGGTCGCAGATGCAGTTGCAatgtacagtgaaatacttaagCGCCGAGCTCCAACGGTGCATAATTCCTGTAATAGTCTATAGGAATCTATAGtgtattgtttattgtctatTGTGAGTACTCTAGACTGTTTTTGCATAAACCACCTAACGGTATGGTAAAAGGCCTAGTACATTTTTAattttgtaattttttatttcacctttatttaaccaggtaggctagctgagaacaagttctcatttacaactgtgacctggccaagataaagcaaagcagtgcgacacaaacaacaacacagagttacacatggaataaacaaacatacagtcaataatacaatagaaaacgTCTATATATAATGTGTGCATACATACTGTATGAGACTGTCTTGTCACCTTACATACTGTATGCATGTCATGTCACCTTTAGACCAGGTGAGGGTATGATTATGTGTGGAATAGGGTTGTAGGAAAGATAGTCTAAATTCATTTGAAGTTCACAAATAAAAATGTCATGATTAATACAAGTTGTAGGGCTACTGGTTTGAAACATTCTATTGTAGGAGTTTATtatgggaaaaaatatatatatacattttttttatgtaaCCTTCATTTAGGCAAGTCATTAATTAatgaaaatatataataaaaacgAATGGAGAAAAAAATcattgtatactcagtgtagccTATGGCATTTGTTCTTCGGTAATCTAATGATATTGATTTGAAATATTTAATCATGAATAACACCAATTCTCATTGACAAAACTCTGTTGGAATGCAATAAAATAACACATGTCTGGCATTTCTGCATTTCTCGCCCGTTTCCACTCTAATATCCCAGACGAGTACCATCCTTTAGAATATGGGCACCAGGTGACATACCACAAtctgaagtgtttatcttggagAGTTTATGGGCCTTATAAGACAAAGACCACACAGGAAGATGATTTGTCTTGAAGCCCCGCCCCCCCGgtccctcccccctcttcctaTTCTGGAGGCTTGAATTGAGTCAATGCAACAAACACATTTTTGTTTCAGAGAATAGGTCCGCTAGTTACATCATGCAACTCTCATCACCATGTTAATATTTTGTAGGCTATAATTTATAATGATTGTTATGTTTATTTTACTGGGATTCATCAGAAAAACGGATgtgtgggtaaaaaaaaaaaattatcagGGAAAGATTAGACCACTACTCAGACCAATAAATAAGTGTTTATGGTGCCAGTTGTTTGTCAACATGTTACGCCATTTACTTCCTACCGCATGAATCAATAGGCAGGCATAGCCTAACTAAATGCGCACCAACTCTTTACTTCCCATGTCCCACTGCGCCACCGTGTGGCCACACATCCTCCCTGCAGCGCCCGCTGTGTACAAGTAGCTTGCGACGTAGCACAGGCGTCTCACTGTCAATGAAAGAGGCTCACTCACGGCATACCAGACTTGAGTACAGTGGCTAACCcagcatacacagacacacaatttaACTACGAGGAGACCGAACGGAGATACATTTACAATTTAAAGGGTTAGATTTGAGAGGCTGCAACTCAGGATGGCTACAGAGACAGACTCTGTTTTTCTGTCCCCCATCAAAACGTGCTTTCTTCTACTTTTGGGTGGTTTGATGTCCAAAGCTGCGCAGGAGCAGCAGGGAAGTTTCTACATGTGGATTGATGCCAACCAAGCCAGAATCCTAATTGGTAAGTAGCGTTTATTTTTCAATTAATCCAATGTTACAGTGTCACTTGAATTAGCTTAAATGTGCATAGAAAAGATGGATTGTAACTTTAAAGGGATGAGTTCCATACACTGTGACCCCTTATTAAATTGGACTGAGTTAAACTTTTGTAGACACCCATGCGCTTTCGCATGTGTTTAAATGCTCTTGTTGAAATGTCAGTGTGCGTTACTGTGCAGGTTTTGAGGAGGATATCTTGATCGTGTCAGAGGGAAAGATGGCTCCATTCACAACTGACTTCAGAAAGGCCCAGCAGAGGATGCCTGCGATACCTGTCAATATCCAGAACGTCAACTTCACCTGGCAAGCGACTGAACAGGTAGGAGACGGTGATAGGGTCacagtagcctataggcctactttcATTTGAAAAGaggaaaatgtgtatatttgatTCCATTTATTGTAATACTTTTAGTGATCATCGATAGGCTATATCAAAGGCTATTGATCTGAGAACATGCGCGTAATTGTAGCCAGTGCGCAACGCGGTGCCCAGGGCGCAATTCTATATAGCGAAAAGGCTGCAATTAATTTTGTTTTTTAGAAAATAATGATTAAGGTTGTTTTTCTTATTATTTTGAATCGATATGTTAATAGCCAATGTTTAGTATGCATTGATTAACCACATTATGCATTTTAAAAACGAACTTCAAATGAAGAATGTCTTTGAAATTATTTTCTCGGTAAAGATCAATACACTAGGCAAGAGCCTAAACAAGGCAAGAGCCACTGACTATCCCCCGCACTTAAGCCTTCATTCAAAAACGAGTCCACATTTCTTCTGAACGATTGTTTCTCACGCTTTCCCTACATCAAAGACCCAATTCTGATCAAACAACTACGCCATTTTTGGAGGTTTAAAAAGAAGCCTATGCGCGCGGTAGCAGTAGATGATTGATTTTAAAAGAGCTTGAGCTCTCTAACCAGTTTCCTTTTTTTAATATTCTAATTCCCATTTCTTGCGGTATTTTACATGTCGGTGTCGTGGACCTTCCGCCACGGATCAAAGCGCCGGGGCGCCGCTAGGCCGCGTCTAGGACATGTGCCAAACATCTGGTCCATCTGCGCTTTTGAAAACATTGGTCAAATTCTCAGACGCGTGCCAGACCCATCCCGCGTTCTTTATTGGAactgagaaggagaagaaggttCCATTTGGAATCGCTTTGTGCAATGAGGTGTCCTTGTTCATAAGCTTTGTTATGAGAAAAGCTTTGGCAATAACAGTCAGTGCAGTGGCAAAATTATTGTATTTatctacacacacaaaaaatgccTTGCAAACAAGTCTTCTCTCTCCTATAAGTGATTTGGTAACCTATTGTTGAGGCCATTGGACAATATTGACATTTATGTATAACACAAATAAAACGGTTATAAACTATTGATGATAATAATGTAATGAGGATGCAAATGTACCCACTTTTATGTTCAAATACATtgagccatatatatatatttatttatttattcattcatttatttatatacagtaccagtcaaaagttttggacacacctactcattcaagggtttttcttatttttttttttactattttctacattgtagaataatagtgaagacatcaaaagtatgaaataagtaacccaaaaagttttaaatcaaaatatatgttatgttttagattctacaaagtagccattctttgccttgatgtcagctttgtagactcttcgcattctctcaaccagcttcacctggaatgcttttccaacagttttgaaggagttcccacatatactgagtaCTTCACTATGCTGTCCATCTCAttccaaactatctcaattgagttgaggtcgggtgattgtggaggccaggtcatctgatgcagcactccatcactctccttcttggtcaaatagcccttacacagcctggatttgttttgggtcattgtcctgttgaaaaacaaatgatagtcccagcacaaaccagatgggatggggtatcactgcagaatgctgtgatggCCATGattgttaagtgtgccttgaattctaaatagatgagacagtgtcaccagcaaagcacccccacaccatcacacctcctcctccatgcttcacggtgggaaccactcatgcagagatcatctgttcatcgactcggcagttggaaccaaaaacctcaaatttggactcatcagaccaaaggacagatttccatgtctaatgtccattgctcgtgtttcttggcccaaccaagtctcttcttcttattggtgtcctttagtagtggtttctttacagcaattcgaccatgaaggcctgattcacgcagtctcctctgaacagttgatgttgagatgtgtctgttacttgaactctgtgaagcatttgtttgggccgcaatttctgaggtgcagttaactctaatgaacttatcctctgcagcagaggtaactctggatcttcctttcctgtggctgtcctcgtgagagccagtttcatcatagcgcttgatggtttttgtgactgcacttgaagaaacgttccaagttcttgaaatgtttcatattgactgaccttcatgtcttaaagtaatgatggactgtcgtttctctttccttatttgagctgttcttgctttaagaaggcacacctgttaattgaaatgcattccaggtgactacctcatgaagctggttgagagaatgccaagagtgtgcaaagctgtcatcaaggcaaagggtgtctactttgaataatataaaatgtattttgatttgtttaacacttctttggttactatatgtgttatttcatagttttgatgtcttcaccattattctacaatgtagaaaatagtaaaaaataaagaaaaacccttgaatgagtaggtgtgtccacatttttgactggtactgtatagtatatatacagtatatatatactttttggggcccccccagatagcatatgaaccagtggaggctgcagatgggaggacggctcataataatggctggaatggagcctAAATGAATCAGGAATGTGCAGGGCCAGCTATACCATAAAGGACCCCTGTTTATGTCCTCTTTACATGTAGTGAAGCAAGGCCACTCATAGTCTGGAAAGTTCTCTACTTTTGGAAgatttaaacaaacaatattgAAATCACCATTGTCACAACCATAAACTGTCAAATCCATCTATCTGCCTTATAGAATATGAATTTTGGATATAAAATATGTTACatttaattatgtttttttgGTTCATAAAACAACTGATGGAAAAACTAAATTGCTACTGTGTATACTGCTTGAGTAAAGAAAACAAACTTTTTGTTAACTCCGTAAAACATGAACTCTTTCAGAATGTTGTCTAACGTCCGGGTGGGAATTTAACTTTTTTGGTCCACCAGACACTCACTGGCGTACCAGACACCTGTGGATCACCCTCAAATCAaatgtcacgtgcgccgaatacaacaggtttagttagaccttacagtgaaaatgcttacggacgagctcttaaccaacaggtgtaggtagaccttacagtaaaaatgcttactgacaagcccttaaccaacaggtgtaggtagaccttacagtaaaaatgcttactgacgagctcttaaccaacaggtgtaggtagaccttacagtggaaatgcttactgacgagcccttaaccaacaggtgtaggtagaccttacagtggaaatgcttactgacaagcccttaaccaacaggtgtaggtagaccttacagtgaaaatgcttactgacaagcccttaaccaacaggtgtaggtagaccttacagtggaaatgcttactgacgagctcttaaccaacaggtgtaggtagaccttacagtgaaaatgcttactgacgagctcttaaccaacaggtgtaggtagaccttacagtggaaatgcttactgacgagctcttaaccaacaggtgtaggtagaccttacagtgaaaatgcttactgacgagctcttaaccaacaggtgtaggtagaccttacagtggaaatgcttactgacaagcccttaaccaacaggtgtaggtagaccttacagtggaaatgcttactgacaagcccttaaccaacaggtgtaggtagaccttacagtggaaatgcttactgacgagctcttaaccaacaggtgtaggtagaccttacagtgaaaatgcttactgacaagcccttaaccaacaggtgtaggtagaccttacagtggaaatgcttactgacgagctcttaaccaacaggtgtaggtagaccttacagtggaaatgcttactgacaagcccttaaccaacaggtgtaggtagaccttacagtgaaaatgcttactgacgagctcttaaccaacaggtgtaggtagaccttacagtggaaatgcttactgacgagctcttaaccaacaggtgtaggtagaccttacagtgaaaatgcttactgacaagcccttaaccaacaggtgtaggtagaccttacagtgaaaatgcttactgacgagctcttaaccaacaggtgtaggtagaccttacagtgaaaatgcttactgacgggctcttaaccaacaggtgtaggtagaccttacagtgaaaatgcttactgacgagctcttaaccaacaggtgtaggtagaccttacagtggaaatgcttactgacgggctcttaaccaacagatgtaggtagaccttacagtgaaaatgcttactgacgagctcttaaccaacaggtgta
Encoded here:
- the LOC120036474 gene encoding inner nuclear membrane protein Man1-like — protein: MATAQLTDDELFSELKSFGFIPGPVSENTRPVYLKKLKKLREEQQQKGTRAGKNRNSGSIINNSSGGGNGSYTAAGASGFGARPASRDVKHLSPSSRSPSGRPVLNEKRTGGAGKFVLGFSSDESDVDDPKKKRGANHSGRRDRGSAYQQQQQIRSTTGAASATRKSLGVAVSTSSNNSSPTGLLEERRSGPGSLGWVDRGKSSLEVSRAAEVKGYDEEPEEEGDFQGETERDSRSLNGNRASYSLNTSSKVVGDYSDSEEEEEEEGGIIYGQDRQRDRRLQQHYSRRSHSSKPSPHRSARGSESGQETTLGMEIRQNDTPGASRSRLDMMGGREEDEEEEGKKRGPGESSLSGSLLRRHYPRGAIYVSAVTGESDRGSPGESSGNNSPSSAYNKNHIDSGDGATSSSSSRFSIGLRPRFSNYNSLSATYRSNHSNHSGPNHAYSQASLKQKHTVPEDELLQQFKREEAGSSTGGWGFSAHYLSMFLLMAACLFFLLLGLMYLRMRGSGASEVDVVIKNHPFGSEFDSSYNKTEKDTILKLLLNLHDHLAHIAGQHDCTDPEQQQANRSLSLKEASDYLAQQNEQYRDWVLLSLEWIIRTGEDVGIRLIGDNPEETVAEVSEVTRLESTHPKMSFSCRFRRAFFTVIHRVLLILSVIGLVWGVFYYMKYRWRREEEETRQMYDMVERIIGALRIHNASCQENNDLQPYLPIPHVRDSLVQPQDRKKLKKVWDRAVTFLSANESRIRTESQRIGGADFLVWRWLQPSLSCDQISLIPSKVWQGKAFPLDRRNSPPNSLTPCLKIRNMFDPVMEVGENWHLAIHEAILEKCCDNDGIVHIAVDKNSREGCVYVKCLSAEHSGKAFKALHGSWFDGKLVTVKYLRLDRYHQRFPQAQGCTTSLKPSNTYMNTMSRLRHHTSPDSSSNSNSLGFS